From one Salmo salar chromosome ssa09, Ssal_v3.1, whole genome shotgun sequence genomic stretch:
- the mlh3 gene encoding DNA mismatch repair protein Mlh3 isoform X3, protein MYKQSLLELTCLVKVEDFEASKLLKIQTETAHVGRDDIQDSNSLSSLYSEWTNPVFARPPMVGVDISSVQAEGLAVKIHNILFPYRFSKDMIHSMKVIHQVDKKFLACLINTQDQDPAACSETDGNLLVLVDQHAAHERVRLENLVADSYEDDPGAPGERRLCSSTVAPPLEVSVTEEELRLLRSCRPSLRGLGLELQFSQIGDPQVLVGKVPMCFTEKESNELRRGRRSIIKPIVEEYLQEQIELLRSTGRVRGTLPLTVLKVLASLACHGAIKFNDPLSKEECCSLVGALSSCQLPFQCAHGRPSIAPLVDVLHLNDQEEPPRPNLRKLRRMYKAWELYGND, encoded by the exons ATGTATAAACAGTCGCTGCTGGAATTAACGTGTTTAGTGAAAGTCGAGGACTTCGAGGCTTCCAAACTACTTAAAATCCAGACGGAGACTGCACACGTTGGTC GAGATGACATTCAGGACTCTAATtcactgtcctccctgtactctgaGTGGACTAACCCTGTGTTTGCACGACCTCCTATG GTTGGTGTGGACATATCAAGTGTGCAAGCTGAAGGACTGGCTGTGAAGATCCATAACATCCTTTTTCCATACCGCTTCTCCAAGGACATGATTCACTCAATGAAG GTTATTCATCAAGTGGATAAGAAGTTTCTTGCATGTCTTATCAACACACAAGACCAAGATCCTGCGGCATGCAGTGAAACTGATG GGAACCTTTTAGTGTTAGTGGATCAACACGCTGCGCATGAGAGAGTTCGTCTTGAGAATCTAGTTGCAG ATTCGTACGAGGATGACCCAGGGGCACCGGGGGAGAGACGGCTATGCTCATCCACTGTAGCCCCACCACTGGAGGTCAGCGTgacagaggaggagctgaggctgCTCAG GTCCTGCCGGCCATCCTTGAGGGGCCTGGGTCTGGAGTTGCAGTTCTCGCAGATAGGAGATCCCCAGGTCCTGGTGGGGAAGGTGCCAATGTGtttcacagagaaggagagcaatGAACTCCGCCGGGGGAGGCGTTCTATCATCAAGCCCATAGTGGAG GAGTACCTGCAAGAGCAGATTGAG TTACTGCGTTCAACTGGCAGAGTGCGAGGGACATTGCCTCTTACGGTACTTAAAGTCCTCGCTTCCCTTGCATGTCATG GTGCAATCAAATTCAATGACCCCCTCAGTAAGGAGGAGTGTTGCAGCCTGGTAGGCGCTCTATCTTCATGCCAGCTGCCCTTCCAGTGTGCCCATGGCCGCCCATCCATCGCCCCGCTGGTAGACGTTCTTCACTTGAATGACCAAGAG GAACCACCTAGACCAAACCTCAGAAAACTGAGAAGAATGTACAAAGCCTGGGAACTTTATGGAAATGATTAA
- the mlh3 gene encoding DNA mismatch repair protein Mlh3 isoform X1, whose protein sequence is MIKCLSKEVQGKLRSGIAIFSLQQCLEEMILNSIDASATCVGVRVDIEAFKVQVIDNGSGMDIEDMKSVGNRYFTSKCSSLEDLDHLKYYGFRGEAIASIANLAMLVEISSRTKMSVKTHVKVFKDGKGLDVFEAETTRPSAGTTVVICNFFHNMPVRRNRMDSVLEFERIRQRVEAISLIHPSVSFTLKNDCTGTMVVQLSKARNTYYRFVQIHGLGRAQKLGEISHSHAQFEVSGYVGREGHYNNTLQFLYVNDRLLLKTRIHKLLNLLLRKVGSSSRQNDIPGTPPAIRSPKQRRGAELHAMYVINIMCHYSEYDICLEPAKTLIEFKDWESILFCIEEAVKAFLTRENLVSEISPEDIQDYICKNVFSGQTASTDGVKDSIGKGVQTHMEGVTLECNVGRTLASEPVHRRHTEDADKMKSVCQTCDGVESEQGDRVGKLRDKEVLKGFEQEHNTTNPQCRPSSVDTDQGLQYDSITDSSVMDSESYKEVTKENESNAHLKSALSCPESSPQSLIFKTKGENLKMSIEEGTEMKDNAREHVSLSRCTVRAPCSLTQGIQSEMGSIKQTLPQPQDTELNPGGHRKIFLSHPYIHSSLPSQKCLSHQSRQELALESREKLATKRKWSMAEGPGHLHVYHRESKDFPTGIPSKISTFMSCQKLALYKEAGSLDRFRRIYGKLTESNPVPVDVNSNYLAIDATASQTEHLVMNAKAVLPYLEADQERDVTESRLDLMKDHKSPLTLSMFTKHKSLSARSSGISLAAKLSHLKHQRTEVATREFVHPPETTSNADICPQDTVENNAILDINNEEHHNNTGRNRDFIPGCSTNPLPDEKEANNVTASCDWLHHYDDAVGKLVYINKVTGLSKYEAPSAEETQVSCTSDVTNMAISVISKKGIEYRCYPFQMDLVLPFLPKSKAGRVLSSGPDNRGDDIQDSNSLSSLYSEWTNPVFARPPMVGVDISSVQAEGLAVKIHNILFPYRFSKDMIHSMKVIHQVDKKFLACLINTQDQDPAACSETDGNLLVLVDQHAAHERVRLENLVADSYEDDPGAPGERRLCSSTVAPPLEVSVTEEELRLLRSCRPSLRGLGLELQFSQIGDPQVLVGKVPMCFTEKESNELRRGRRSIIKPIVEEYLQEQIELLRSTGRVRGTLPLTVLKVLASLACHGAIKFNDPLSKEECCSLVGALSSCQLPFQCAHGRPSIAPLVDVLHLNDQEEPPRPNLRKLRRMYKAWELYGND, encoded by the exons ATGATTAAGTGTTTGTCAAAAGAAGTTCAAGGTAAGCTTCGGTCTGGAATCGCAATATTTTCATTACAGCAGTGTCTTGAAGAAATGATTCTGAACAGTATTGATGCTAGTGCAACATGCGTGGGTGTGAGGGTGGACATCGAAGCCTTCAAAGTGCAGGTTATAGACAATGGCTCAGGGATGGACATAGAGGATATGAAGTCTGTAGGAAACAGATACTTCACAAGCAAATGCAGTTCTTTAGAGGACCTAGATCATCTCAAATACTATGGATTCAGAGGAGAAGCTATTGCCAGTATTGCTAATCTCGCTATGCTGGTGGAGATATCATCCAGGACCAAAATGTCTGTGAAGACTCATGTAAAAGTCTTCAAGGATGGTAAAGGCTTGGATGTGTTTGAGGCTGAGACTACCCGCCCATCTGCAGGGACGACTGTTGTTATTTGTAACTTCTTCCACAACATGCCAGTGAGGAGAAACAGGATGGATAGCGTGCTGGAGTTTGAACGGATCAGGCAAAGAGTGGAGGCCATTTCACTcattcacccctctgtctctttcacgCTGAAGAATGACTGCACAGGGACCATGGTGGTACAGCTCTCCAAAGCCCGAAACACTTACTACAGGTTTGTTCAGATCCATGGTTTAGGTAGGGCCCAAAAGCTTGGGGAAATCAGCCACTCCCATGCACAGTTTGAAGTAAGTGGTTATGTAGGACGAGAAGGCCACTACAACAACACCTTACAGTTCCTCTATGTGAATGACAGGCTCCTTCTCAAAACCCGCATCCACAAGCTGCTGAACCTTCTCCTGCGCAAAGTAGGCAGTTCAAGTCGGCAGAATGACATCCCCGGTACACCTCCTGCCATTAGGAGCCCAAAGCAGAGAAGAGGAGCCGAGCTACATGCAATGTATGTCATCAATATCATGTGCCACTACTCTGAGTATGACATATGCCTTGAGCCTGCCAAGACACTGATTGAATTCAAAGACTGGGAAAGTATTCTGTTCTGCATAGAAGAGGCGGTGAAAGCATTCCTGACAAGAGAGAACTTGGTGAGTGAAATCTCCCCAGAGGATATCCAGGACTACATTTGTAAGAATGTGTTTAGTGGCCAAACAGCTAGCACAGACGGAGTTAAGGACTCCATTGGCAAAGGTGTCCAAACACACATGGAGGGTGTTACCCTGGAATGTAATGTTGGAAGGACCCTTGCATCAGAACCTGTTCATCGACGGCACACAGAAGACGCTGACAAGATGAAAAGTGTTTGTCAGACATGTGATGGAGTTGAATCAGAGCAGGGTGACAGAGTAGGAAAACTAAGGGACAAGGAGGTCCTTAAGGGTTTTGAACAAGAGCATAATACCACAAATCCACAATGTCGACCAAGCTCAGTAGATACAGACCAAGGTCTACAGTATGATTCAATTACAGATTCATCAGTTATGGATTCAGAGTCTTACAAGGAAGTTACGAAAGAGAATGAAAGCAATGCACATCTGAAATCTGCTCTTTCTTGTCCTGAGTCATCTCCGCAAAGTCTTATCTTTAAGACAAAGGGAGAAAATCTGAAAATGAGTATAGAAGAAGGAACAGAGATGAAGGATAATGCAAGAGAGCATGTATCCCTCTCAAGATGCACTGTGAGAGCACCATGTTCTCTCACTCAGGGAATCCAGTCAGAGATGGGCTCTATCAAACAGACACTACCTCAAccacaggacacagaactgaaTCCAGGTGGACACAGAAAGATCTTTCTATCACATCCATACATTCATAGCAGTTTACCCTCTCAGAaatgtctctcccaccagagTAGACAAGAGCTAGCgttagaatctagagagaaacttGCAACAAAACGAAAATGGTCTATGGCGGAGGGCCCAGGTCATCTTCACGTGTACCACAGAGAAAGTAAGGACTTTCCCACTGGCATCCCTTCAAAGATTTCTACGTTCATGTCATGTCAAAAGCTGGCTTTATATAAAGAGGCTGGATCTCTGGACAGGTTCAGAAGAATATACGGGAAGCTTACCGAATCCAATCCAGTTCCTGTCGACGTTAATAGCAATTATTTAGCAATTGATGCCACAGCTTCCCAGACCGAACACTTGGTTATGAATGCCAAGGCTGTTTTGCCCTATCTTGAAGCGGATCAAGAAAGGGATGTCACAGAGTCACGCCTGGATCTGATGAAAGACCACAAAAGCCCATTAACACTCTCCATGTTCACCAAACACAAATCTCTCTCCGCTCGGAGCAGTGGAATATCTTTGGCTGCCAAACTCTCTCATTTAAAACACCAAAGGACAGAGGTTGCAACCAGGGAATTTGTACATCCTCCAGAGACTACTTCAAATGCGGATATATGTCCCCAGGACACTGTAGAAAACAATGCTATTCTAGACATCAATAATGAAGAACACCACAATAACACTGGCCGGAATCGTGACTTCATCCCGGGCTGCAGTACAAATCCTCTGCCAGATGAAAAGGAAGCGAATAATGTCACAGCATCATGTGATTGGCTGCATCACTATGACGACGCTGTGGGGAAGCTGGTCTACATCAACAAAGTGACAGGACTCAGTAAATATGAAGCACCCTCTGCTGAAGAGACACAAGTGTCTTGCACGTCAGATGTCACCAACATGGCAATCAGTGTCATCTCCAAAAAAG GGATTGAGTACAGGTGTTACCCATTTCAAATGGATCTAGTCTTGCCCTTCCTTCCCAAATCCAAAGCAGGGAGAGTTCTTAGTTCAGGGCCTGACAATAGAG GAGATGACATTCAGGACTCTAATtcactgtcctccctgtactctgaGTGGACTAACCCTGTGTTTGCACGACCTCCTATG GTTGGTGTGGACATATCAAGTGTGCAAGCTGAAGGACTGGCTGTGAAGATCCATAACATCCTTTTTCCATACCGCTTCTCCAAGGACATGATTCACTCAATGAAG GTTATTCATCAAGTGGATAAGAAGTTTCTTGCATGTCTTATCAACACACAAGACCAAGATCCTGCGGCATGCAGTGAAACTGATG GGAACCTTTTAGTGTTAGTGGATCAACACGCTGCGCATGAGAGAGTTCGTCTTGAGAATCTAGTTGCAG ATTCGTACGAGGATGACCCAGGGGCACCGGGGGAGAGACGGCTATGCTCATCCACTGTAGCCCCACCACTGGAGGTCAGCGTgacagaggaggagctgaggctgCTCAG GTCCTGCCGGCCATCCTTGAGGGGCCTGGGTCTGGAGTTGCAGTTCTCGCAGATAGGAGATCCCCAGGTCCTGGTGGGGAAGGTGCCAATGTGtttcacagagaaggagagcaatGAACTCCGCCGGGGGAGGCGTTCTATCATCAAGCCCATAGTGGAG GAGTACCTGCAAGAGCAGATTGAG TTACTGCGTTCAACTGGCAGAGTGCGAGGGACATTGCCTCTTACGGTACTTAAAGTCCTCGCTTCCCTTGCATGTCATG GTGCAATCAAATTCAATGACCCCCTCAGTAAGGAGGAGTGTTGCAGCCTGGTAGGCGCTCTATCTTCATGCCAGCTGCCCTTCCAGTGTGCCCATGGCCGCCCATCCATCGCCCCGCTGGTAGACGTTCTTCACTTGAATGACCAAGAG GAACCACCTAGACCAAACCTCAGAAAACTGAGAAGAATGTACAAAGCCTGGGAACTTTATGGAAATGATTAA
- the LOC106611044 gene encoding transmembrane emp24 domain-containing protein 10, with the protein MSRFFLLLTFPVLFDFTFSITFYLPVNLRKCLREEIHKDVLVTGEYEVSEQPNAKTNLKITDSSGHILYSKEDASKGKFAFTTEDYDMFEVCFESKSPLGTGGVTDQLVNLDMRHGVEAKNYEEIAKVEKLKPLEVELRRLEDLSESIVNDFAYMKKREEEMRDTNESTNMRVLYFSIFSMCCLIGLATWQVFYLRRFFKAKKLIE; encoded by the exons ATGTCTAGATTTTTTCTATTACTTACTTTTCCTGTTCTTTTTGATTTTACCTTTTCTATTACGTTCTATCTACCGGTAAATCTTAGAAAATGTTTGCGGGAAGAGATCCACAAAGACGTGCTGGTCACAGGCGAATACGAAGTTAGCGAACAACCAAATGCGAAAACCAATCTCAag ATTACAGATTCATCAGGTCACATCTTGTACTCCAAGGAGGATGCTTCAAAGGGGAAGTTTGCCTTTACAACAGAGGATTATGATATGTTTGAGGTTTGCTTCGAAAGCAAATCCCCCCTAG GTACTGGGGGGGTCACAGACCAGCTGGTCAATTTAGACATGAGGCATGGTGTGGAGGCAAAGAATTACGAAGAG ATTGCAAAAGTTGAGAAGCTGAAGCCCCTAGAAGTTGAACTAAGACGTCTCGAAGACTTGTCGGAGTCCATTGTGAATGACTTTGCCTACATGAAGAAGCGTGAAGAGGAAATGAGGGACACAAATG AATCCACCAACATGCGTGTCTTGTACTTCAGTATCTTCTCCATGTGCTGTCTAATTGGGCTGGCAACGTGGCAGGTCTTCTACCTACGGCGTTTCTTCAAGGCGAAGAAACTGATTGAGTAA
- the acyp1 gene encoding acylphosphatase-1 → MSTEEMISVDYEIFGRVQGVFFRKYTQAEGKKLGLVGWVQNTEAGTVQGQFQGPSNKVRQMQDWLKSTGSPKSQIIKAEFKNEKNVKSLDHSTFKIVRP, encoded by the exons ATGTCTACTGAAGAGATGATTTCAGTAGATTATGAAATATTTGGGAGAGTTCAAGGTGTATTTTTTCGAAAATACACTCAG GCAGAGGGGAAAAAGCTAGGTTTGGTCGGCTGGGTGCAGAACACAGAGGCAGGAACTGTGCAGGGGCAGTTTCAAGGTCCAAGCAACAAGGTGAGACAGATGCAGGATTGGCTGAAGTCCACTGGGAGCCCCAAGTCACAAATCATCAAAGCAGAGTTCAAGAATGAGAAGAACGTTAAGAGTTTGGATCACTCAACGTTCAAAATAGTTCGCCCTTGA
- the mlh3 gene encoding DNA mismatch repair protein Mlh3 isoform X2: MIKCLSKEVQGKLRSGIAIFSLQQCLEEMILNSIDASATCVGVRVDIEAFKVQVIDNGSGMDIEDMKSVGNRYFTSKCSSLEDLDHLKYYGFRGEAIASIANLAMLVEISSRTKMSVKTHVKVFKDGKGLDVFEAETTRPSAGTTVVICNFFHNMPVRRNRMDSVLEFERIRQRVEAISLIHPSVSFTLKNDCTGTMVVQLSKARNTYYRFVQIHGLGRAQKLGEISHSHAQFEVSGYVGREGHYNNTLQFLYVNDRLLLKTRIHKLLNLLLRKVGSSSRQNDIPGTPPAIRSPKQRRGAELHAMYVINIMCHYSEYDICLEPAKTLIEFKDWESILFCIEEAVKAFLTRENLVSEISPEDIQDYICKNVFSGQTASTDGVKDSIGKGVQTHMEGVTLECNVGRTLASEPVHRRHTEDADKMKSVCQTCDGVESEQGDRVGKLRDKEVLKGFEQEHNTTNPQCRPSSVDTDQGLQYDSITDSSVMDSESYKEVTKENESNAHLKSALSCPESSPQSLIFKTKGENLKMSIEEGTEMKDNAREHVSLSRCTVRAPCSLTQGIQSEMGSIKQTLPQPQDTELNPGGHRKIFLSHPYIHSSLPSQKCLSHQSRQELALESREKLATKRKWSMAEGPGHLHVYHRESKDFPTGIPSKISTFMSCQKLALYKEAGSLDRFRRIYGKLTESNPVPVDVNSNYLAIDATASQTEHLVMNAKAVLPYLEADQERDVTESRLDLMKDHKSPLTLSMFTKHKSLSARSSGISLAAKLSHLKHQRTEVATREFVHPPETTSNADICPQDTVENNAILDINNEEHHNNTGRNRDFIPGCSTNPLPDEKEANNVTASCDWLHHYDDAVGKLVYINKVTGLSKYEAPSAEETQVSCTSDVTNMAISVISKKGDDIQDSNSLSSLYSEWTNPVFARPPMVGVDISSVQAEGLAVKIHNILFPYRFSKDMIHSMKVIHQVDKKFLACLINTQDQDPAACSETDGNLLVLVDQHAAHERVRLENLVADSYEDDPGAPGERRLCSSTVAPPLEVSVTEEELRLLRSCRPSLRGLGLELQFSQIGDPQVLVGKVPMCFTEKESNELRRGRRSIIKPIVEEYLQEQIELLRSTGRVRGTLPLTVLKVLASLACHGAIKFNDPLSKEECCSLVGALSSCQLPFQCAHGRPSIAPLVDVLHLNDQEEPPRPNLRKLRRMYKAWELYGND; the protein is encoded by the exons ATGATTAAGTGTTTGTCAAAAGAAGTTCAAGGTAAGCTTCGGTCTGGAATCGCAATATTTTCATTACAGCAGTGTCTTGAAGAAATGATTCTGAACAGTATTGATGCTAGTGCAACATGCGTGGGTGTGAGGGTGGACATCGAAGCCTTCAAAGTGCAGGTTATAGACAATGGCTCAGGGATGGACATAGAGGATATGAAGTCTGTAGGAAACAGATACTTCACAAGCAAATGCAGTTCTTTAGAGGACCTAGATCATCTCAAATACTATGGATTCAGAGGAGAAGCTATTGCCAGTATTGCTAATCTCGCTATGCTGGTGGAGATATCATCCAGGACCAAAATGTCTGTGAAGACTCATGTAAAAGTCTTCAAGGATGGTAAAGGCTTGGATGTGTTTGAGGCTGAGACTACCCGCCCATCTGCAGGGACGACTGTTGTTATTTGTAACTTCTTCCACAACATGCCAGTGAGGAGAAACAGGATGGATAGCGTGCTGGAGTTTGAACGGATCAGGCAAAGAGTGGAGGCCATTTCACTcattcacccctctgtctctttcacgCTGAAGAATGACTGCACAGGGACCATGGTGGTACAGCTCTCCAAAGCCCGAAACACTTACTACAGGTTTGTTCAGATCCATGGTTTAGGTAGGGCCCAAAAGCTTGGGGAAATCAGCCACTCCCATGCACAGTTTGAAGTAAGTGGTTATGTAGGACGAGAAGGCCACTACAACAACACCTTACAGTTCCTCTATGTGAATGACAGGCTCCTTCTCAAAACCCGCATCCACAAGCTGCTGAACCTTCTCCTGCGCAAAGTAGGCAGTTCAAGTCGGCAGAATGACATCCCCGGTACACCTCCTGCCATTAGGAGCCCAAAGCAGAGAAGAGGAGCCGAGCTACATGCAATGTATGTCATCAATATCATGTGCCACTACTCTGAGTATGACATATGCCTTGAGCCTGCCAAGACACTGATTGAATTCAAAGACTGGGAAAGTATTCTGTTCTGCATAGAAGAGGCGGTGAAAGCATTCCTGACAAGAGAGAACTTGGTGAGTGAAATCTCCCCAGAGGATATCCAGGACTACATTTGTAAGAATGTGTTTAGTGGCCAAACAGCTAGCACAGACGGAGTTAAGGACTCCATTGGCAAAGGTGTCCAAACACACATGGAGGGTGTTACCCTGGAATGTAATGTTGGAAGGACCCTTGCATCAGAACCTGTTCATCGACGGCACACAGAAGACGCTGACAAGATGAAAAGTGTTTGTCAGACATGTGATGGAGTTGAATCAGAGCAGGGTGACAGAGTAGGAAAACTAAGGGACAAGGAGGTCCTTAAGGGTTTTGAACAAGAGCATAATACCACAAATCCACAATGTCGACCAAGCTCAGTAGATACAGACCAAGGTCTACAGTATGATTCAATTACAGATTCATCAGTTATGGATTCAGAGTCTTACAAGGAAGTTACGAAAGAGAATGAAAGCAATGCACATCTGAAATCTGCTCTTTCTTGTCCTGAGTCATCTCCGCAAAGTCTTATCTTTAAGACAAAGGGAGAAAATCTGAAAATGAGTATAGAAGAAGGAACAGAGATGAAGGATAATGCAAGAGAGCATGTATCCCTCTCAAGATGCACTGTGAGAGCACCATGTTCTCTCACTCAGGGAATCCAGTCAGAGATGGGCTCTATCAAACAGACACTACCTCAAccacaggacacagaactgaaTCCAGGTGGACACAGAAAGATCTTTCTATCACATCCATACATTCATAGCAGTTTACCCTCTCAGAaatgtctctcccaccagagTAGACAAGAGCTAGCgttagaatctagagagaaacttGCAACAAAACGAAAATGGTCTATGGCGGAGGGCCCAGGTCATCTTCACGTGTACCACAGAGAAAGTAAGGACTTTCCCACTGGCATCCCTTCAAAGATTTCTACGTTCATGTCATGTCAAAAGCTGGCTTTATATAAAGAGGCTGGATCTCTGGACAGGTTCAGAAGAATATACGGGAAGCTTACCGAATCCAATCCAGTTCCTGTCGACGTTAATAGCAATTATTTAGCAATTGATGCCACAGCTTCCCAGACCGAACACTTGGTTATGAATGCCAAGGCTGTTTTGCCCTATCTTGAAGCGGATCAAGAAAGGGATGTCACAGAGTCACGCCTGGATCTGATGAAAGACCACAAAAGCCCATTAACACTCTCCATGTTCACCAAACACAAATCTCTCTCCGCTCGGAGCAGTGGAATATCTTTGGCTGCCAAACTCTCTCATTTAAAACACCAAAGGACAGAGGTTGCAACCAGGGAATTTGTACATCCTCCAGAGACTACTTCAAATGCGGATATATGTCCCCAGGACACTGTAGAAAACAATGCTATTCTAGACATCAATAATGAAGAACACCACAATAACACTGGCCGGAATCGTGACTTCATCCCGGGCTGCAGTACAAATCCTCTGCCAGATGAAAAGGAAGCGAATAATGTCACAGCATCATGTGATTGGCTGCATCACTATGACGACGCTGTGGGGAAGCTGGTCTACATCAACAAAGTGACAGGACTCAGTAAATATGAAGCACCCTCTGCTGAAGAGACACAAGTGTCTTGCACGTCAGATGTCACCAACATGGCAATCAGTGTCATCTCCAAAAAAG GAGATGACATTCAGGACTCTAATtcactgtcctccctgtactctgaGTGGACTAACCCTGTGTTTGCACGACCTCCTATG GTTGGTGTGGACATATCAAGTGTGCAAGCTGAAGGACTGGCTGTGAAGATCCATAACATCCTTTTTCCATACCGCTTCTCCAAGGACATGATTCACTCAATGAAG GTTATTCATCAAGTGGATAAGAAGTTTCTTGCATGTCTTATCAACACACAAGACCAAGATCCTGCGGCATGCAGTGAAACTGATG GGAACCTTTTAGTGTTAGTGGATCAACACGCTGCGCATGAGAGAGTTCGTCTTGAGAATCTAGTTGCAG ATTCGTACGAGGATGACCCAGGGGCACCGGGGGAGAGACGGCTATGCTCATCCACTGTAGCCCCACCACTGGAGGTCAGCGTgacagaggaggagctgaggctgCTCAG GTCCTGCCGGCCATCCTTGAGGGGCCTGGGTCTGGAGTTGCAGTTCTCGCAGATAGGAGATCCCCAGGTCCTGGTGGGGAAGGTGCCAATGTGtttcacagagaaggagagcaatGAACTCCGCCGGGGGAGGCGTTCTATCATCAAGCCCATAGTGGAG GAGTACCTGCAAGAGCAGATTGAG TTACTGCGTTCAACTGGCAGAGTGCGAGGGACATTGCCTCTTACGGTACTTAAAGTCCTCGCTTCCCTTGCATGTCATG GTGCAATCAAATTCAATGACCCCCTCAGTAAGGAGGAGTGTTGCAGCCTGGTAGGCGCTCTATCTTCATGCCAGCTGCCCTTCCAGTGTGCCCATGGCCGCCCATCCATCGCCCCGCTGGTAGACGTTCTTCACTTGAATGACCAAGAG GAACCACCTAGACCAAACCTCAGAAAACTGAGAAGAATGTACAAAGCCTGGGAACTTTATGGAAATGATTAA